The segment GTGTCGAGATCGAAACGAAAccaaaactatatattaaaaaaaacaaaaaacagtctCGAAAGCATTTTCAAGACAAAGACCGATCTCGAGAACCACAGCACTATTACGTAATAtgtgattttgtacaaattgatcggatcgcaatttttttgatattttggttgCGATATAAAGATCAGGACAGATTGTGATACTACGATCAGCGATATAATATCGCTATACCGCAATTGATCGATGATCAACTCCGATCAACAAGCctacacaaatgttcaatcaggtttttaatataattgagttgatttaggaaaggatgttcactagtcaggaattaaatgataatgacaactactaaggaaaagaaaattcattctttagattaccaattccaaaaacgTGCCAGCTATAAAGTAATCCGGATTTCCATAactgtatatcataattcataatcatATACCAATActggtactaggaaaactatcctggagaaaattgccatttaCGAAAATTGCCCGGTAGAAAATTGccagtattttgttcaaacttcatgataacacattataaattcgcttaatattattaatgacaaatataGAACTATATTTGTTTCTTCCATCCCCCAGGGGAGTACCGTCGagtatgagtaatattattgcaatacaatttccgtgcaatttataaaattcaatccaatattcgaagaaatggatcgagaggattggtaaggagggcgggggaataaatagcttacggcctcttaaaatatggtttaatACCCTCCACCATCGCATTGGTCCGAATGTAGTGTGGGATCGATAAAAACTACAggcaatacatccaaggaacccctctaataccaaaaaaaataattccaagcTTTTCAGGTTTTACGGGTTACTTGGGagtacccctggatccttaaaaactaccgccaattcatccaatacatccaaggaacccctctaatactaaaaaatagtttaatcactcggtttgcaaattgaaaactacattttttatgtttttacgccatttaactatttttttcttatagatgCTACGgtacatacaaataatattatttgtatttcaatagccatatcaataattgttttttctttaattttgtaattaataatgtgttattattcatcatgaagttagAATAAATACGTACAATTTCCCTCCAGAACAATCTTCCATGTGCAATTTTCCCAAGGGCAGTTTTCCACACACGACCACTACTAATCCAGGAAGAAAGGGGAAGAAGGAAGTATAATAGACAGGGAGCACAGCACAAAATGGATTAAATCTCTCAGGCCTTTAGTTTAACTCATGttaaacaagaaaaagaaaaaaggggaaTCCTTTatatgaaactttaaaaaaatgaatttgactttGGCTGAGGTTAGACAGCGATCTAAGGAACTCCTTTGCCgattaaatcatatattatatcGTTTATTTTAGTGGTGTGCCGCGAGTTGAATTTTGCTGCATgagtattttttagtttctaaaGAATGCACGCGAAGAAATACGAGCTATAATCGTTACTTGCTTGAATACTCGTTATTCGACTTTACTCCAAGTaccaatttacgagttttgctcttattattattttattcttgaagagagaagtttaataaaatagttatatattctaGTAATGTagcttttattataaaatccgAACGAGATAGCACAGTTTAGCAGTAATTTTAAGATATTCTggtaaatgcattttaaaagttttgtatttataacaggcataaataatttaaaaaattacaatttaatgactagataaatgatgataataaaatttgaatcctCTAAATTCAATATTGGTGAAGATATAGTATGTGTACGAGgacttgcaaaaaaatttcatccctttttatgatgattttaagatattaaatacattattaatttcttttcagCCAACATTAACTGGTCCAAGAGAAATATCTTTaacaaattaatcataattatagaaGAATTGGGCTTGTGATATGTCATTGACGAGAAAAAACTTCTGGGAAGACATCCTAGTATTTAATTGAAATGCCTTAATCtataatattaacaaagaaaaataaaccttGGATTGCCTAAACATTAAGCTCATTTCGCTAatgcttttattaaaatatttatgaatatattctagaattttcaaataaagcATGGAAAGAACAATAACAATTCAGTAAAAGGATTTAGTCAAAATGTATCTgttattttaaaagcttttaGCTATATtcgttttgaaatatttcaggTTAGTTGATGATAACATGTATTCAGAGAAATCCATGTaggaattattatatattcacaaaaattaagagTTTAACAGCCCTATTAGAGTTAAGTAAATTACTTCCAATGACTTGAATACAGATTAAGCATATTTTTCATCTAATTAAACCATACTTTGTTGTGAAACCCTTGAGTAGTAGACATAAAAATGCGGAGTTTTTACAGCACAAACTAACATAGATGTATTTGGAATAAGAATGGCTCTTTTAAAGTTGACCATTTCTAGTGCCAGGCAAACATATCATTGAAAAGACGTCTAGCTGccataaaaaacacaatttttttttcttgatgaagATTTCGTAGCATACCCTCGCCAAGTTATGGCAGAGAATCCACTGAAAAGCATTGGggttttcatttatatttcacACTACTTACGTCTAGGTatgttaaacaatttaaaaaaaaaggttgaaggcaataattaactttatttcgTGCAGCTTTTTCTCTTAATGTCAGTGAcgccaatattttttatagatttaaaagtaCATCGACGGAGTAATCTAAATTTTTCGACGGAAATCCCGACTTTCTCTTTGTGTTTTTACAAATTGATTGAATAGAGGGGcattgtacatcaaacagttcATATTTGGGAGGAAGTGTCAAActgctaccaactgattttgggccttttcccAAAGTTCCTTTTTCAAGAGGTTCCAAGGTACAATAAAGGCAAAGATGTGAtgtaagaactttttttattaatagggaAAATCATTCTAATGAGTTCTAAATTTgtctacatatataaagaattaattatactattaaataCTGGTAGATATGGAATACAATGTGTTAAAACTGATAcaggaggaagaaaaaaaaaaaaattaaataaattgaagagtATTGATTTTCTTCTTGAAAATGAAATCCAATGTTGAACATTATTTGTGCAAAATTACTggatattattatgataaataaaacaaaataaaatgacatcATAGTTTGAGAAAcgatatttaatacatttaattatggGGGAGGGAGAAAGAaatcacatttataaataattaattcaattaataagaaCAGAAGGAAACTCagataagtatatatttgtttaaaataataaactagaactgaaaataaaaaccaatagaGTATGATTCATCTCCTGTCATAAATTACCAGGTTCAGGAGTATCATTCCCAGACTTGGAAGCCTTCATGTTTTTATGCATTTGATGTCTACTTATATTATGACTATGATACTTTTTATACCTAGCAAGTCGTCGGGGGTTCTCACTTCGAGATACATCCGAAGAAGAGGAAGTACTAGGAACAACATTAGGAGtcctttttgatttgaatttgacTTTATTGATGTTATTGTTATTTCCATTCGATACTTGAGGCAAGGAATGAGTAGACGGCGAGGGTAGAGGTAGTTCATTACGCTCCGTGTTTTCCCCAATGGATAGCACAGTCATACTATTTTCCGCTTCAATATCAATAATGGCTCCATTcaacttttgtttttcaaacaaatttttcatAGAATTTTGTAGTTCCTTAAGATCTTCTGTTAAAGTAAATGACTCGGGTACTTGAACCACGGGGGGAGGACTTTTAAGGAAATGAGAGAAATCGTAGTTTAACACATCTTGAACAAGGATTTCACGACAAACTGGACAACGTAGATCCCGTGTCGTTTGTTCCTGCTTTTCCTCCTCCTCAGCTTTTCTATtggatatttcattttgaatgtaGGAGCCATAGCAAAGGGAATGGAAATAGTGATAGCAGGGGGTTTTGATAAAGGAGTCCTCTTTTTTTAAGTCACAAAGACAGACGGCGCAGGAACATGCAGGGACATTGGACTCGGTGAGGAATTCTTGCGTATATTCCACTAGTTGATACAAAATGGGATCCCCCAGATTGTCCCTACATTTTTTAGCCAAGCCTTTTTCAAGAGAAGAGATTCCAGATTCGCCGAGACCACGAGGATGGGCTATGACTATACTGGGGCGCTCCCTTGGGTAACCTGAACCAAATTCAAGCAAAATCAAGTACATTATTTTAGATATGAATTCCAGAAGAATGAGGCTTTACCTAAGGGAATGCTGAGTTTCAAAGTGAGGGACACAAAAGCTCTCTCTTCATCACTGGCAGTGAGAGGAGTCATGACCAGCTCCAAATCCGTTGGCCGCTCAGAACCTTCAATACCCCTTCGGATTCGAATTCCCTCCAAGAGGGTAGCCTCTAAAGCTTCAACCTCTTCTATAACTTCGATGTCCGCTTCGGAGGCTCCGTCTGTCatttctaaaacttttatttcacaGCTTTCAATCAAAACGTACAACtgcaaatgataataatttcaatttcattgATCCCAAATCTGTAGCTGACAGCATAAATAGCTAAGACATCAGAGTAAAGATCTAGACTAGAAGGGAAAGAGctcattttcttatttctagTTCTAATTCGTCTAAAATTGCGTATATGCGCTTTGAACTTCTTTCGCACAGTTCATTCTTGTCACGTgttttgactaagattcataTAGTGTAGTTTAATAGAAGTCAACGTTTCGGAcaaggttatttatttttctttatatttcacTAGAAAcctaaaatattacttaaaaccCTACTTCATAGCATCtcaatcataattatactctaaaaaattataaaagttattgcaaaacaaaaaaataacacttatcATCTAGgaagggtatttatattctatatttttttttattgaggttacgtgaatcctgaacataattcacTTAGTATTAATTCACAAATACTTAGTTTtttgtctcctctttcctttttagtcttTTTAGCTAAGAGAAAAAACAAGCTAACCAGCCAGATGACGTCACGAACgggataaaaatcaaaataaactcaGGGATACTTCCTACTTTACTTGACtgagaattaaataaattactttccaatataaatataaaacatcctttggatctaaataataatggacTTGAATCTACATGGAGAGAAGGTAACCAACGGAGAGTCCcaccccataaaaaaataatcgtcaTAAAATATGTGCAATCTTTGGTTGCAAAAGTCCTGATTGTGTCATATACCACAATTTTACAAAGAACATGGTTCGACAGAGGATTTGAAGGAATCTTTGCAAGAGGAAAGATACATTTAAAGCAGAAAATACACAAGTGTGTAGTATGTACTTTAATGATGGAAGCTGCAAGAGGACCTGGAACATGAGCTTCTTATTTTGACTCCCAGAAAGAGGCTAAAAACAGATGCAGTACCAAGTCTGCTACTTCCACTGTTCCTAACCCTGAGGATCAATGTGATAAAAAGTTCCCGAAAAATTTGCATGAATCAACATCCTCTCAAACTCCCAGCAGTGTCGGTAATCAAGGTGAAGAACAAGTAGATTTTGTTTCCCCTCGTTCCAGGAGGGAAATGAGGAGGCAGAACAAACAAATAGTAACCAATTTATTGATAAAGGAACCGGAGCAAAAGAATAAGGATATTGGGATACAGACAGAACATTCCCTTTTTCTGGAAAATACTGATAATCTCAAAGCAGAATTAAAGAAAACGAAAGAagatttatgtaaacaaaaagtCAAGGTAAACATTCTCACAAAAAAACTCGAGCTGCTTAAAGCGAAGGAAAAGAAACACTCCAAAATTGTAAGGACTCTTCATGATAAATATACTCCAGCTCAGGCTAAGAGAGTTTTATTCCCTAATCAAAAATGGGTTCATTACTCAAAAGAAGATATTGCCCCTGCCTTAATAATAAGATCAATGAGTAGACGggcttttgaatatttaaatatatatctaaatcaTACAAATGCCAAGCATTCGAACTCAAGAGAGATAGcttcaacattttaaaatgaatccaGGATTTCAAGATGATAGCTTCAAAGTCTTTCAAGAAATGATCAAGACcaacatatttcaaatacaagTTCTCTGTACTATGCTTTGATGAATGTCAAagcaagaaaaaatatgatattgacATGAAGATGCAAAAGATTTATGGGCCTCACTCTTAAGTTCAAGTTGTTATGATGAGAGGATTAGTTGAGAAATGGAAACAGCCGATCTGGTTCCATTTTGATACCACTATGACCAAGAAGCTGCTTAATGATATCATAATCAAAATGGAGAGCAATAGTTTTGAAATAAGACCAATTGTTTGTGATCTTGGGAACCACACGCTTCGTTCTGAACTTGGGATTGACAAAGGAAACTTTTTCTTCACCAATCCATTTGATTCCCGCAGAGTTGTCTACATTTTTCCTGATTCTCCTCATCTTCTCAAACTCTGTAGGATTCATTTACTAGACAAAAGGTTTATGGTTCCTACAGAGGATGGAACATTAGTCCCTCTTGTTAAGACTGATTTTGAGGGATTATTGATGAAAGATTCcggataatttaaaattgtttttaagctTAAACCACTTCACTTTTACTGCGAAGGAGGAGCGAGACAACAAGTAAGATTGGCTGCACAAGTTTTGAGTAATACAGTAGCCAAAGCTTTCACCATTCATAGCCAAAGTAAAGAAGCAAGAGCCAAGGAAAACGCAGTAGAAATAATCAACAATTGGTTTGATGTAGTTAATAGCAGGCAAGTTTATGACAAGGTCAAGCTCAGATGTGCACTGGGTATCAATTTTGAAGATTAATTGATTGCCTTGGAGAAAATGGAATTGTTTTTGGATACATTTAAGGTAATTGGAAGGGGAAATAAGATTGAATGGCCATGACAGCGCTATGCGAGTTTCAATCAAATTAACTCAAGTCTTGTACCATGATTTGATTTCTAATGGTcctctttctttcattttgatatcCAGAACTAATCAAGATtgccttgatttttttttttgacccgTTTGAGAAGTGCTTGTGGTGATGATGATTACCCTGGAGCCGTTGGAGCAATGAAAAGGATGATAATTctggaaattggaaaaaattgtgaaactttGGTGAGCAATCTGGCTGCTCAGATTGAAAAAGAATATGACATTTATAGAGTTGAGGATGAAGAGGAAAAAGAATCCGTAACAAACTAAATCACTGGAGACATCTTAGATATCACAATTGGTGAAGAAAGCTGTTCAGAATTTGAATTTACGTTTGATATCCCTCATAAAGTTAATGTGGATTTTGCAATAAACCATCGACTAGATCAGTTCAAAAAATGGGATCTCAACTTTCAGGGGCTCAGTTATGTATCGGGTTTTATTGTACACAAGATGAAACTTTTATATCCGGATTTGGGGAAGAAGACAATTgacatatatttgaatgatcATGAACTGACACCATGGATATATCATTTGTCTAGAGGAGGACAGATGGTgccatttgattattttttttaaaactgtgaaGTTTTCGACCAGAAGTTCAAGGAATTCCATTTACCTCTTATTAGATCGTCATCCAAAAGTAATCGAACGTTTTTGTCAAGTTTTTGGAAGACTCCTTTGGAGGCAAGTATGACGAGGCTGTTTTGAATCTCTTCACCAAGACAAGGATAATGATACGAATAAGATACCTCAATgcacaattaaaatttaatactggGGGGAGTGAAAAAATAAGAGGTAAAAAGAAAATCGGCCAAtttcaagtttaattataatttaacaaaatattcaatataatattaattatctccaaaaaaagtacaaaacaaACATCTTCAACACATAAAGATTTACCCTCCTCCCTCAATTTAGTAAGCTTACTATTCccccctttttttattcattattaaaaataatcgagTTCTATACAACAAAGAACCAAAACAGCCTACTACCATAAAACTGAGAAGTCACGTAATCAATCCATGAATTACTTCTTGACCTAAGAGTGATATTGATGGATGATTAACTAAAGGAAtgtaagataaattattaactaaataataattgtttcttCCATTTAAGGATTATGtgttgtttaatattattaaaaaaacatcacattttataattttacagacctattcaattaaagaataataatcacgttacatacaaaaaattgtagttatCATGTGTATCTCAGATTACTgacccctttaaaaaaaatacttaaattattatattttttattttaccatattattttaatatatttatttcgtaTATGTAACTATGGacctaattaaatattcacttttaatttgattaaagcTATTAATTTtggggtatatattttttaaaaggctcttttctttgacaaatttacTTGGTTATTAATTTCCAAGGTTTTATTTTTGGcgaacaaattaaacatttgtagGAATTATATCTAAGAAGTTACTGAAATAGTGAccgtttttatattttgatttcattatCCACGTTACATTACCTTGCTCTTTGATAATTGTACCCATTATAGCAGAAAACATCCACCAAAAATCCATCTATTGAGGAATTGGAGGCTCAAGACATCAGTTCTACTTTAGCCTCATAAACTTTAGGCTTAGACTTCTACTTATGTCACACATAGGTAACACTTGTAACATATGATTTTGAACTACAAAAAGTCGACATAACTCAAAATGGAATAGAATCATCATAGCTTATGGACATCACGCTCGGGAGTTATTCTCTTAAACTTTAAGTGTGTGCGTTCGCGGCCCGGAGGCTCCTAGAGAAAGATGTAAGATGCTTAatgtatatggaaaaaaaatatggaacattggtaaaattatttaattttacaaatgttccttaatttttttttttttttagattaagtaGAGTTTACTAAATGAACTGaaagtttaaacaaaaagtattaagaaatataaatttcattatggTCTTTGTATGTACTTTCTAGGTGAAATtagtaactcaaatatttttttattttttttaaatacaataaagtcaaatagactttttgaaaaaagtaacttttgtaGAAATACACATTATCTgctcttatatattatttatgctaTCCCTAAACAGTGGGGAATAAAGTATTCTTCTACAAGAGTCAATGCACGATATGTggcttattattttaatcattaaacaaatatagatattaatagttatttcaGAAAATGAAGGCTATAAAAccatcttattaaaatatttattttatatgagttATAACTAATGActtgagaattaaaaaatatataagacaaACTATCGGCTCCTCCAGAGCTGATCTATAAACCATGTATAAATAAGTGACACATAACTAACAAATGCAAAATCAcgtcaaataaaaagtaataaagtaaGTATTAAGAGATTAAAAGTCGTACTCCACAATGTTAGAGTAAAGAAAACATCCTTCAGGGGTGGTGTCTTTTCTAATAAAGAATTATCCAAACAAAGTTGACAAGATAACCCTTTTGATTGAGTATGATCGAGAGAGACATAGTTCCAATATGGGAAAAAAGCTTCTTGAGAGTGATAGAGTAAATTTAGGAAATATAAACAGGAGATCACGGATTAAGACATAGTCCAACATGATGATTTTACAGACCATCTGGGATAGGAATAGTCTTAATAGTTTGTCCTAATAAGATTATTTGGTGATTTCCAGCTTGAGAGGGAAATCGAGCCGCAGTCTACAATGAATGAAAGAATCAGTAATCATAtcgtaataactaatattaataaaatatattacagaaTAAGGCCAAGTGAGATGAATCCAAGAAAAGAGATGCACCTTTGTGAGATATTAAATCTCGTTGATAGTAAAAGTAAATAGAAATAAGAGGCCACCCATCATCTTCGAACAAGAGCTatgattcatcaataaatattcctatGTTTCTATCGAtggaattttttccatttcttctaGCCTCAACTAAGGCCACGACTATGATTAATTAACGCGCCACCAGTTAATGAGTCCTTTCGAAATCGACTCAGCATCCCAGATCCGTGGTTCCTTATTCTATCTtcgtataataatattaaatatgtaaacagTACAAGATTACAGATAActtctttatcattattcctCTTTTCTTCATCTCCTAGCTATATAATCAATCTGAtcgagatacaacagtaaagtttgaaccgataatagaaaaacataaaaagcgACGAAGATGTCATGCGACAAAATCTCCTCGAGgaaaaattacatatacaatatacaatagATATACCTTGCCTAGAACCATCTTTCCTACCATTATCACAACTTCCCAAACAATGTTGTATAGCAAAGaatggttacaatattaatcaattatcttactcagtttttgtcaatattgaatgacttaccaaatgttcaaatttgaagaaaatgatccAGTCCTGGATCATTTGTATCGTAAAATGGCATTGCTTTTAATAAAGGTATGAGAAGAGTTgacaatatgaatattttatattactttatataattaccATGTCCTCTAAACATTGAAATCATATTAGCCTCTTAATAACAAATTTCTGTGAATTGCATTCAATCTTATGTAGAACgtcaaagaaaaatttcttCGTCATCATCAAGacggaaaaaaaaacaaaaaacagacaaCACAAACTGCtcaaatgtataattgtgatgACAATTTCCGAAGTTTGACTAAAAGTTAAATAGAAGTGATgcggaatttaaaaataaaattaattttataggttGTAGTGTTTCTTTATGTAagataagataataaaaaatatttctatttgtataaaatataatgcgtaTATTATATggatagtataatttttttctcgatgtgttcattttaaaacttttgtacCTACAATTCCAATATTACTTACTTTTGTTATGATGAATTATAACacgttttaaacaaaatattatgaatcTAACAAGAACAAATAGATATAACAATgacctatatttaattttctaacattaaataacattcaattttattacataacttttatatataaattataattcccattaattattttgcatcttcatctagatcctcttcatattccatagAAAAATTTAACTACTCATTCTAAATATACCTCAAGAAAAGAGTAAAGAACCCATTCTCAGACCTGTATTTGAATCCACCTATTTAGTGTTCAAATCAAATCAGAGCCCTGGGGTTTCTGGTTCCGAGTACAATTCCTCATGCTCCGAGTCCATGGAAAACTAAGTAATGTATGGATCTACCTGTAGTCTCGACTAAGGTACGATATCCTTTTCCAAAAGCTATTccttaatctttgacaacactAATTTACTTTGGGACTCCATTGAGTTTAtgatagtataaaaataagaataaaaaataatgatgacagctttggtaaataaggCTCTCTCTTGGAGTAAGGTGCCAACTGCAAAAATGCAGGTTCTTTTTATAATAGCTTTTTGAACATCTCTGGAGATATCCAACGTAACATAGGAAATATCCATGTCGAAGGAGGGAATCGACggatgacaacaaaatacatagagtatttttgtgGTAGTTAGGTAACTCCGTTTGAAGACTAAAGGCTAATTATatcataacaattaattaaataatcaactcTGTCatagtttcatatttattt is part of the Lepeophtheirus salmonis chromosome 14, UVic_Lsal_1.4, whole genome shotgun sequence genome and harbors:
- the LOC121129048 gene encoding E3 ubiquitin-protein ligase RNF25, with the translated sequence MTDGASEADIEVIEEVEALEATLLEGIRIRRGIEGSERPTDLELVMTPLTASDEERAFVSLTLKLSIPLGYPRERPSIVIAHPRGLGESGISSLEKGLAKKCRDNLGDPILYQLVEYTQEFLTESNVPACSCAVCLCDLKKEDSFIKTPCYHYFHSLCYGSYIQNEISNRKAEEEEKQEQTTRDLRCPVCREILVQDVLNYDFSHFLKSPPPVVQVPESFTLTEDLKELQNSMKNLFEKQKLNGAIIDIEAENSMTVLSIGENTERNELPLPSPSTHSLPQVSNGNNNNINKVKFKSKRTPNVVPSTSSSSDVSRSENPRRLARYKKYHSHNISRHQMHKNMKASKSGNDTPEPGNL